One Thermodesulfobacteriota bacterium genomic region harbors:
- a CDS encoding transglutaminase-like domain-containing protein, whose protein sequence is MTTPRGASIPALILSVLITIPCAYAVSSSENLLYIYSGGKKIGYSYDSVKTEDGVTEALEEARIRVKLLDNTQDVETRALYRLKDGRLASFDFSFTSPAGKVTALGVREGDSMRVRMKTLSGDSELVFDVPPDLIPASMLPAALMADSPSIGREYIVPVLDPVTVIASSPPGNFDTVHKITGKERVEVPSLGAVEAWKVESLLSGAKVTSWITDGGVLVRQSMPPGMTALRDEGGRVSGDGISALDIESATSIPSNVTIKDPRGLSYMKAEIDGISAGDGFDLSDGYRQSFDGKTVSIRAGDPSSLKPYKLPNKDPRFAPYLATENLIQSGDEEIVSKSKEILGEEEDSLRAAGKINEWVFTNLKKTGSAGIPNARDVLRTGSGDCNEHSALFAALARAAGIPTKTVSGTIYLDGRFYYHAWNEVYVGEWVAVDPTFGQVPADATHIKLVEGDLNETSVIMNAVGKINLKILEAS, encoded by the coding sequence ATGACAACCCCTAGAGGCGCATCGATACCCGCCCTTATCCTGTCCGTATTAATAACTATTCCATGCGCTTACGCCGTATCATCCTCTGAAAACCTGCTCTACATATATTCAGGCGGTAAGAAAATAGGCTACTCCTACGATTCCGTCAAAACGGAAGACGGCGTAACCGAGGCATTAGAGGAGGCGAGGATCAGGGTCAAGCTCCTCGACAACACACAGGACGTCGAGACGAGGGCGCTTTACAGGCTGAAAGACGGCAGGCTCGCGTCGTTCGATTTCAGCTTCACGTCCCCGGCGGGGAAGGTGACGGCCCTGGGCGTGAGGGAAGGGGACTCCATGCGGGTCAGGATGAAGACGCTCTCGGGGGACTCCGAGCTCGTCTTCGACGTACCGCCCGACCTCATACCCGCCTCCATGCTGCCCGCGGCGCTCATGGCGGACTCTCCGTCGATAGGCCGGGAGTATATAGTTCCCGTGCTCGACCCCGTAACGGTCATAGCCTCGTCGCCTCCGGGGAACTTCGACACGGTGCACAAGATAACCGGAAAAGAGAGAGTCGAGGTCCCTTCATTAGGCGCGGTCGAGGCGTGGAAGGTGGAGTCGCTGCTTTCGGGCGCGAAGGTGACCTCCTGGATCACGGATGGAGGGGTGCTGGTCAGGCAGTCGATGCCTCCCGGCATGACCGCGCTCAGGGACGAGGGCGGCAGGGTGTCAGGGGACGGTATTTCCGCGCTCGATATAGAAAGCGCAACATCAATTCCTTCAAACGTCACGATAAAAGACCCGAGGGGTCTCAGCTACATGAAGGCCGAGATAGACGGCATAAGCGCCGGGGACGGCTTCGACCTCTCGGACGGCTACAGGCAGTCCTTCGACGGCAAGACAGTCTCGATACGGGCGGGCGACCCTTCGTCCCTGAAGCCGTACAAGCTGCCCAACAAGGACCCTCGCTTCGCCCCGTACCTCGCCACCGAGAACCTCATACAGAGCGGTGACGAGGAGATCGTATCCAAATCGAAGGAGATACTCGGGGAAGAGGAGGACTCGCTCAGGGCCGCGGGCAAGATCAACGAATGGGTCTTCACGAACCTGAAAAAGACGGGCTCGGCGGGCATTCCCAACGCCAGGGACGTGCTCAGGACGGGCTCCGGGGACTGCAACGAGCACTCGGCCCTTTTCGCCGCGCTAGCGAGAGCAGCGGGAATTCCTACGAAAACGGTGTCAGGTACAATATATCTCGACGGGAGATTCTATTACCACGCGTGGAACGAGGTGTACGTCGGGGAGTGGGTGGCGGTAGACCCCACCTTCGGCCAGGTCCCCGCCGACGCGACGCATATAAAGCTCGTCGAAGGGGACTTGAACGAGACCTCGGTCATCATGAACGCGGTGGGTAAAATAAATCTCAAGATCCTGGAAGCCTCCTGA
- the mqnC gene encoding cyclic dehypoxanthinyl futalosine synthase — translation MYMEVRDIFGKVFAGERIGRDEGLQLLKHADTTRMGSLADYVRRKHHPEGVVTFVADTNPNYTNVCDTECLFCAFWRPPGAHDAYTHSVDKVIEMMRTSYHNGATTVLLQGGHNPEITLDYYLDIIRRTKEEIPGLHLHAFSAPEISAIAKYSDLSTEEVLRRFWEAGLRTIPGGGAEVLSNRVRKKISPLKIDADQWMKVTREAHLTGFKTTATMMFGHYEEDEDILEHLDRIRALQDETGNFLAFIPWTFKPKNTFLERKLPNETGGDRYLRVLALSRIYLDNFTHVQGSWFTQGAKIGSLSMFYGASDLGGTLFDENVLCCAENKLRSTVDELVHMIRSAGFVPAQRDTYYQILHRF, via the coding sequence ATGTATATGGAAGTAAGGGACATATTCGGAAAGGTATTCGCCGGAGAGAGGATAGGAAGGGACGAGGGTCTCCAACTCCTGAAGCACGCCGATACCACCCGGATGGGCTCGCTCGCGGACTATGTGCGGAGGAAGCACCACCCGGAAGGTGTAGTCACCTTCGTCGCCGATACCAACCCGAACTATACCAACGTCTGCGACACCGAATGCCTCTTCTGCGCCTTCTGGCGTCCCCCCGGCGCGCACGACGCATACACACACAGCGTGGACAAGGTGATAGAGATGATGAGGACTTCCTATCACAACGGGGCCACGACCGTGCTGCTGCAGGGCGGGCACAACCCCGAGATCACGCTCGATTACTACCTCGACATAATAAGGAGGACGAAGGAAGAGATACCGGGCCTCCACCTCCACGCGTTCTCGGCCCCAGAGATAAGCGCCATAGCGAAATACTCGGACCTCTCGACAGAGGAGGTGCTAAGGAGGTTCTGGGAGGCGGGACTAAGGACGATCCCCGGCGGCGGCGCGGAGGTATTGTCCAACCGCGTGAGGAAGAAGATAAGCCCCCTCAAGATAGACGCCGATCAGTGGATGAAGGTCACGAGGGAGGCGCACCTTACGGGCTTCAAGACGACCGCGACCATGATGTTCGGGCACTACGAGGAGGACGAGGACATACTCGAGCACCTCGACAGGATACGCGCGCTCCAGGACGAGACGGGGAACTTCCTCGCATTCATACCCTGGACGTTCAAGCCGAAAAACACGTTCCTCGAAAGGAAGCTCCCGAACGAGACCGGAGGGGACAGGTATCTCAGGGTACTGGCTCTCTCGCGGATATACCTCGACAACTTCACTCACGTTCAGGGCTCGTGGTTCACGCAGGGGGCGAAGATAGGCTCGCTCTCGATGTTCTACGGCGCGAGCGACTTGGGCGGCACACTCTTCGATGAGAACGTTCTCTGCTGCGCCGAGAACAAGCTCCGCTCTACCGTGGACGAGCTCGTACACATGATAAGGTCGGCAGGGTTCGTCCCCGCCCAGAGGGACACCTATTACCAAATCCTCCACCGGTTTTGA
- a CDS encoding DUF6600 domain-containing protein: protein MKHKVMVFVLALALFAGVGMMEYEEKAHADTAFSFGLFYNSLGAYGSWVPISGYGYGWYPTGVGPGWQPYLNGQWVWTDQGWAWSSYEPWGWATYHYGRWIYDSYYGWTWIPGTTWAPAYVSWYQAPGYYGWSPLPPDNNFFIEIGISFVDYDYGYYGPYYGGYGGYYGGNYGYKHWKHKKGHYYDNDYYAPGEHCVFVPEDKFTNRNAKLVALDNDHKLTVMRNVKNVTNIKAENNKIYNFGPEKSNIERAVKGKLQPANLVDSDLADLRAGRNGKNLDGNNYKVFRPSIEKKEGETPFNSQGFGNKNIWTTRDNKNTGTKNSLTDTGDNKGNGLVQKRDANTGRSNPFGKNYGNAAPDDYGVIKKDTGRLKSGAQYETPKRGKTAGDTFIPANKPDKTDRKPSTVTNRKNNAFNDPSMYDNQSGMKSNVEANDRLKQNRAPAAKQKPVDRNPYGYQPNNYQPNNKSMNRYPKPGQGQAYKRTQAQPRSNYNPYQYNVQKQQPQYRQSQPRQSKTSVNRKSSGSDNNRYINSSPRQYTSPTRNFSPGNARSYNSNSFVKGSGNR from the coding sequence ATGAAACACAAGGTCATGGTTTTCGTTTTGGCGCTCGCGTTATTCGCGGGCGTGGGGATGATGGAATATGAGGAGAAGGCGCACGCCGACACCGCGTTCAGCTTCGGCCTGTTTTATAACTCGCTCGGCGCTTACGGCTCATGGGTGCCGATAAGCGGTTACGGTTACGGCTGGTATCCGACAGGGGTCGGCCCCGGGTGGCAGCCTTATCTCAACGGCCAGTGGGTGTGGACCGACCAGGGATGGGCATGGTCCTCCTACGAGCCCTGGGGATGGGCGACCTATCACTACGGCAGGTGGATTTACGACAGCTATTACGGCTGGACGTGGATACCGGGGACGACATGGGCACCCGCGTACGTCTCATGGTACCAGGCGCCCGGATACTACGGCTGGTCTCCGCTGCCTCCGGACAATAACTTCTTCATCGAGATCGGAATAAGCTTCGTAGATTACGATTACGGGTATTACGGCCCGTACTACGGGGGTTATGGCGGCTACTACGGCGGGAATTACGGATACAAGCACTGGAAGCACAAGAAAGGACATTACTACGACAACGATTACTACGCACCCGGCGAGCACTGCGTGTTCGTGCCTGAAGACAAGTTCACGAACAGGAACGCGAAGCTAGTCGCGCTCGACAATGACCATAAGTTGACCGTGATGCGTAACGTGAAGAACGTTACGAACATCAAAGCCGAGAACAACAAGATATACAACTTCGGCCCCGAGAAGTCCAATATAGAGCGCGCGGTCAAGGGAAAATTACAACCCGCGAACCTGGTCGACTCCGACCTCGCAGACTTGAGGGCCGGAAGGAACGGGAAAAATCTGGACGGAAACAATTACAAGGTATTCAGGCCGAGCATAGAGAAGAAGGAAGGTGAAACGCCTTTTAACAGCCAGGGCTTCGGCAACAAGAACATATGGACGACGAGGGACAACAAAAACACGGGGACCAAGAACAGCCTTACGGATACCGGTGACAACAAGGGGAACGGCCTCGTCCAGAAGAGGGACGCAAACACCGGCCGGAGCAATCCCTTCGGCAAGAACTACGGTAACGCCGCGCCCGACGACTACGGCGTAATAAAGAAGGATACGGGCAGGCTCAAGAGCGGCGCTCAGTACGAGACGCCCAAGCGCGGCAAGACGGCCGGGGATACGTTCATACCCGCGAATAAACCGGATAAAACGGACAGAAAGCCGTCCACGGTGACGAACAGGAAGAACAATGCCTTTAACGACCCTTCGATGTATGACAACCAGAGTGGCATGAAGAGCAACGTAGAAGCGAACGACAGGCTGAAGCAGAACCGGGCCCCTGCCGCAAAGCAAAAGCCGGTTGACAGGAACCCGTACGGTTATCAGCCGAATAATTATCAGCCAAACAACAAGTCAATGAACAGGTACCCGAAACCCGGTCAGGGGCAGGCGTACAAGAGGACTCAGGCACAGCCGAGAAGCAACTACAATCCTTACCAGTACAACGTGCAGAAACAGCAGCCGCAGTACAGGCAGTCTCAGCCGAGGCAAAGCAAGACGTCCGTCAACCGGAAGTCGAGCGGGTCCGACAACAACAGGTACATTAACTCGAGCCCCCGGCAGTATACGAGCCCGACGCGGAATTTCAGCCCGGGGAACGCGAGATCGTATAACAGCAACTCGTTCGTGAAGGGCTCCGGGAATAGATAA
- the glgA gene encoding glycogen synthase GlgA — MKILFVASEMDPFAKVGGLADVIGTLPKRLASLGCEVRVVIPYYRRVRANLAKLGIKPRTVSKELVFCLDWLPARGRIKEIESEGVYVDFLKNDELYGRKYIYSTPQGDFADNDLRFGFLSLGALEIAKALDFKPDIIHCHDWQTALLPICLRWRKHLKDDPFFKDTRVVFTIHNISYQGQHERGLLDKFGLPEFLFTSQGLEFYGKVNLLKGGIIYSDLVTTVSPTYASELRKREYGYGLDPVLKWVSRNRDNLIGILNGIDYEKWDPQKDGAIRETYGPDAPDRKRKNKEALREELGLDPDGDKPLLGVVSKLTEQKGIDLVLESIPQILDLGYQVAVVGAGVERYENMLEKAGKRWKRNLSVTIAVNDNELERRVFAGSDMFLIPSRFEPCGLGQIIALRYGAIPVARGTGGLLDTVRDYTEDGEKGNGFVFYEFSKVSMLDALLRAIAAYEDKDKWRELISRGMREDFSWRSSGKEYLKIYRELLEKKERVTSQKN; from the coding sequence ATGAAAATACTGTTCGTCGCCTCGGAAATGGACCCTTTCGCCAAGGTGGGCGGCCTCGCCGACGTCATAGGCACTCTCCCCAAGCGGCTCGCCTCGCTCGGCTGCGAGGTGAGGGTGGTCATACCATATTACAGGAGGGTCAGGGCCAATTTGGCCAAGCTGGGAATAAAGCCCAGGACCGTATCGAAGGAGCTCGTGTTCTGCCTCGACTGGCTCCCGGCTAGGGGGCGGATCAAGGAGATCGAATCCGAAGGCGTTTACGTCGACTTCCTCAAGAACGACGAGCTCTACGGCAGGAAATACATATACTCGACCCCTCAGGGCGACTTCGCGGACAACGACCTCAGGTTCGGATTCCTCTCCCTGGGCGCGCTCGAGATAGCGAAGGCGCTCGACTTCAAGCCCGACATCATACACTGCCACGACTGGCAGACGGCGCTGCTCCCGATATGCCTCAGGTGGAGGAAGCACCTGAAAGACGACCCCTTCTTCAAGGACACGAGGGTCGTGTTCACTATCCACAACATCTCCTACCAGGGGCAGCACGAGAGAGGCCTGCTCGACAAGTTCGGTCTCCCCGAATTCCTGTTCACATCGCAGGGACTAGAGTTCTACGGCAAGGTCAACCTGCTCAAGGGCGGGATAATATACTCGGACCTCGTCACCACCGTGAGCCCCACCTACGCGTCCGAGCTCAGGAAGAGGGAATACGGCTACGGACTCGACCCCGTGCTCAAGTGGGTGTCGAGGAACAGGGACAACCTCATCGGAATACTTAACGGAATAGACTACGAGAAATGGGACCCGCAAAAGGACGGGGCTATACGCGAGACATACGGCCCTGATGCTCCCGACCGGAAAAGGAAGAACAAGGAGGCGCTGAGGGAGGAGCTCGGCCTCGACCCCGACGGGGACAAGCCGCTCCTGGGCGTCGTATCGAAGCTCACCGAGCAGAAGGGCATCGACCTCGTCCTAGAGTCCATACCCCAGATACTCGACCTCGGCTACCAGGTCGCCGTCGTGGGCGCGGGAGTGGAGAGGTACGAGAACATGCTGGAGAAGGCGGGGAAGAGGTGGAAGAGGAACCTCTCCGTCACGATAGCCGTGAACGACAACGAGCTCGAAAGGCGCGTCTTCGCGGGATCGGACATGTTCCTCATACCTTCACGGTTCGAGCCCTGCGGCCTGGGGCAGATTATAGCCCTCAGGTACGGCGCTATTCCGGTCGCGAGGGGGACGGGCGGGCTCCTGGATACGGTCAGGGACTATACGGAGGACGGGGAGAAGGGGAACGGCTTCGTCTTCTACGAATTCTCCAAGGTCAGCATGCTGGACGCGCTCCTGCGCGCGATAGCCGCGTACGAGGACAAGGACAAATGGCGGGAGCTCATTTCGAGGGGCATGAGGGAGGACTTTTCCTGGAGGAGCTCGGGGAAAGAGTATCTGAAAATCTACCGCGAGCTTCTCGAGAAAAAGGAACGCGTAACCAGCCAGAAAAACTGA
- a CDS encoding bifunctional 4-hydroxy-2-oxoglutarate aldolase/2-dehydro-3-deoxy-phosphogluconate aldolase produces the protein MKSLEAIRKHKVFAVIRAENAESALDFAEGCIKGGLRLIEITFSFPGAEEAISALSGRLGVLVGAGTVLDIDMAERAKKAGAAFLVSPHTDKDLVTFAKENTLTSIQGAFTSSEIVNAWKMGVDMVKIFPVSAVGGPAYVKAIKDPLPFVEIMTTGGVGLDNFADFIKAGASAVGVSSALLGKGGRIDADAIAENASKFAAKLRDLDKG, from the coding sequence GTGAAGAGCCTCGAAGCCATAAGAAAACACAAGGTGTTCGCCGTCATACGCGCGGAAAACGCGGAGTCGGCGCTCGATTTCGCGGAGGGGTGCATAAAGGGCGGGCTCAGGCTTATAGAGATAACATTCTCATTCCCGGGCGCGGAGGAGGCGATATCCGCATTGAGCGGGAGGCTCGGCGTTCTCGTAGGCGCGGGGACCGTGCTCGATATCGACATGGCGGAGAGGGCGAAGAAAGCGGGGGCCGCGTTCCTCGTCTCCCCTCACACTGACAAGGATCTCGTAACTTTCGCAAAGGAAAACACACTGACGTCCATACAGGGCGCTTTCACGTCCTCAGAGATCGTGAACGCGTGGAAGATGGGTGTTGACATGGTGAAGATATTCCCCGTGAGCGCCGTAGGCGGGCCGGCTTACGTGAAGGCGATAAAGGACCCGCTGCCGTTCGTCGAAATCATGACGACGGGCGGCGTGGGGCTCGACAACTTCGCGGATTTTATCAAGGCCGGAGCTTCTGCAGTCGGCGTTTCGAGCGCGCTCCTCGGGAAAGGGGGGAGGATAGATGCGGACGCTATCGCCGAGAACGCCTCTAAATTCGCGGCCAAGCTGAGGGATCTCGACAAGGGGTGA
- a CDS encoding transcriptional repressor, whose translation MGFITDEMIRDRVSEFIERSKQLGIKVTPQRIAIYKELASTDQHPSTETIYKKIKDYYPNISLTTVYRTLETFEKLGLISVVNVLYNAARYDANLTPHNHVVCIECKKVEDLYDESLSTLDVSDKTLGDYHIKGYSILLNGVCKVCQDS comes from the coding sequence ATGGGATTTATTACCGATGAGATGATAAGGGACCGCGTGAGCGAGTTTATAGAGCGGAGCAAGCAGCTCGGCATCAAGGTGACTCCGCAAAGGATAGCCATATATAAAGAGCTCGCTTCGACCGACCAGCACCCGAGCACTGAGACCATATACAAGAAGATAAAGGACTATTACCCGAATATTTCCCTGACCACTGTTTACAGGACTTTAGAGACGTTCGAGAAACTGGGGCTTATATCCGTCGTCAACGTGCTCTACAACGCCGCCCGCTACGACGCGAACCTCACCCCTCACAACCACGTAGTCTGCATCGAGTGCAAGAAAGTTGAGGACCTCTACGACGAGTCTCTCTCGACGCTCGACGTATCCGACAAGACGCTTGGCGATTACCACATAAAGGGCTATTCTATTTTGCTCAACGGCGTCTGCAAGGTTTGCCAGGACAGCTGA
- a CDS encoding type II toxin-antitoxin system ParD family antitoxin: MQKNTSVTLGKHFEEFIAQQIKEGRFSSASEAIRAGLRLLEERETKLNALRRALKEGEKSGFVDYSLKELIEELDTEDPA; this comes from the coding sequence ATGCAGAAAAACACCAGTGTGACGCTCGGCAAACATTTCGAGGAATTCATAGCACAGCAAATCAAGGAAGGAAGGTTCTCATCCGCAAGCGAAGCCATACGTGCGGGACTTCGTCTGCTCGAAGAGCGGGAAACCAAACTAAACGCACTGCGCCGGGCCCTTAAAGAAGGCGAGAAGAGCGGCTTCGTCGATTATTCCCTGAAGGAGCTGATAGAAGAACTGGATACTGAAGACCCCGCTTGA
- a CDS encoding CYTH domain-containing protein, with amino-acid sequence MAKEIERKFLVKEMPKGIESCPASGISQGYLAVSGDGTEIRIRKIGDRYYETVKSGRGLKREEVEVELSREAFETLWPCTEGSRVEKTRCEIPCGEHVIELDVYSGALDGLLVAEVEFKSVEESARFVPPEWLGREITDDVRYSNRSLAVYGRPEE; translated from the coding sequence ATGGCGAAAGAGATTGAGAGAAAGTTTCTCGTGAAGGAGATGCCTAAGGGGATAGAGAGCTGTCCCGCGAGCGGGATATCGCAGGGCTATCTCGCAGTCTCCGGCGACGGGACGGAGATACGGATACGGAAAATAGGGGACAGGTACTACGAGACAGTGAAGTCGGGGAGAGGGCTCAAAAGGGAAGAGGTCGAAGTCGAGCTCAGCAGGGAAGCGTTCGAGACCCTCTGGCCGTGCACCGAGGGGTCGAGAGTCGAAAAGACGCGGTGCGAGATACCGTGCGGGGAGCACGTGATAGAGCTCGACGTATATTCAGGCGCGCTCGATGGACTCCTGGTCGCGGAGGTGGAGTTCAAGTCAGTCGAGGAGAGCGCACGGTTCGTTCCGCCCGAATGGCTCGGGAGGGAGATAACGGACGACGTAAGGTACAGCAACAGGAGCCTCGCCGTTTACGGGAGGCCGGAGGAGTGA
- a CDS encoding AAA family ATPase: MITLALYSMKGGVGKTAAAVNLSYLASAGGYRTLICDLDPQGASSYYFRIKASRSFNSSKFVKGGRIIDENIKGTDYPNLDLLPSKLSYRNLDIALDGMKKSKFRLKRVFSEVTHEYDYLFLDCPPGISLVSENVFNASDFIFVPLIPTTLSVMTYEKLLDFFAKKEYDAGKLYAFFSMVETKKSLHREIMEKIESDGRNVLRTHIPYRSDIERMGVYREPVTAYLPHSESAHTYAELWEEMRAITGKGAEG; encoded by the coding sequence ATGATCACGCTCGCCCTCTACAGCATGAAGGGCGGAGTCGGCAAGACCGCGGCCGCGGTAAACCTCTCGTATCTCGCTTCGGCCGGGGGATACCGCACGCTCATCTGCGACCTCGACCCGCAGGGCGCCTCTTCGTATTATTTCCGTATAAAGGCGTCGCGCAGCTTCAATTCGAGCAAGTTCGTAAAGGGCGGGAGGATCATCGACGAAAACATTAAGGGAACGGATTACCCGAACCTCGACCTCCTGCCGTCCAAGCTCTCATACAGGAACCTCGACATCGCGCTCGACGGGATGAAGAAATCGAAATTCCGACTGAAGAGGGTATTCAGCGAGGTCACGCACGAGTACGATTACTTGTTCCTCGACTGCCCGCCGGGAATATCGCTCGTATCCGAGAACGTGTTCAACGCCTCGGATTTCATATTCGTCCCGCTCATTCCGACGACGCTCTCGGTCATGACGTACGAAAAGCTCCTCGATTTCTTCGCGAAGAAGGAATACGACGCGGGGAAGCTGTACGCCTTTTTCTCCATGGTGGAGACGAAAAAGAGCCTCCACAGGGAGATCATGGAGAAGATCGAGTCCGACGGCAGGAACGTGCTCAGAACCCACATACCGTACCGGTCGGACATAGAGAGGATGGGGGTCTACAGGGAGCCTGTGACCGCTTACCTCCCGCATTCGGAGTCGGCGCATACGTACGCCGAACTCTGGGAGGAGATGAGGGCGATAACGGGGAAGGGGGCGGAGGGGTGA
- a CDS encoding CHAD domain-containing protein: protein MNPAKEASGDKSEYFVLSSPGDREVILAGIGSNLTLAPDSSRDMERVFLDTFDHRLYRNGQLLSKEGERYVLRSSGTEMDLSSPYSDTDGRPRFWQDFPDGPFREALRQVIDIRALVPQVSIRSAATRHNVVNEDEKTVVHLAFEEIEVAENGSGKVTVHLLEAAPVRGYADEFDDIIRRLAGMGIERADGNIFSIALGAVGKTAGDYSSKVTVRLEPDMPSGDALKMILGSLLETMRKNEEGIIKDIDTEFLHDFRVAVRRTRSALTLIRGIFPESVKEEFKTEFAAIGRKSNELRDLDIYLLRRERYTEMLPPALRPGLGPLYDIIAREREEAHEGFVSELASGSYRRSIEAWGKFLNEPAGAEDELPDSGAPVIDLAKKRIRKRYRKAVKLGKDLDESSPDRDFHTLRIECKKLRYYLEFFESLFPADEIKAAIRHLKQLQDNLGDYNDMHVQQERLKGYISKMDPAAEEGRDSIAAAGGLISELYLKQKELRAEFHARFEEFSGDDMKALFEKLFSGN, encoded by the coding sequence GAATCCGGCGAAAGAAGCGAGTGGCGACAAGTCAGAATATTTCGTACTTAGCAGTCCCGGCGACCGTGAAGTCATACTCGCGGGCATAGGGAGCAATCTTACTCTCGCGCCTGACAGCTCCCGCGATATGGAAAGGGTCTTCCTCGACACATTCGATCACAGGCTCTACAGAAACGGGCAATTATTGTCGAAGGAAGGAGAGCGGTACGTGCTGCGCTCATCCGGCACTGAAATGGACCTCTCGTCTCCTTACTCCGATACGGACGGACGCCCGAGGTTCTGGCAGGATTTCCCCGACGGCCCTTTCCGCGAAGCGCTGCGCCAGGTCATCGATATAAGGGCGCTCGTACCGCAAGTATCGATAAGAAGCGCCGCGACGCGGCACAACGTCGTCAACGAGGACGAGAAGACCGTAGTGCACCTCGCTTTCGAAGAGATAGAAGTCGCTGAAAACGGCTCGGGGAAGGTAACCGTCCATCTTCTCGAGGCGGCTCCGGTCAGAGGCTATGCGGACGAGTTCGACGATATAATACGCCGCCTCGCCGGTATGGGTATCGAGCGCGCGGACGGAAACATATTCTCGATCGCGCTCGGCGCCGTGGGCAAGACGGCGGGGGACTATTCATCGAAGGTTACAGTCAGGCTCGAGCCGGACATGCCTTCAGGGGATGCGCTAAAGATGATCCTCGGGAGCCTCCTAGAAACGATGAGGAAGAACGAAGAAGGAATTATAAAAGACATAGACACCGAGTTCCTCCACGACTTCCGCGTGGCAGTGAGGAGGACGCGCTCGGCGCTAACTCTCATAAGAGGCATATTCCCCGAAAGCGTGAAGGAGGAATTCAAGACGGAGTTTGCTGCGATAGGGAGGAAGTCGAACGAGCTCCGCGACCTCGACATATATCTGCTGAGGAGGGAACGGTACACGGAGATGCTGCCGCCCGCGTTAAGACCGGGTCTCGGCCCTCTCTACGATATTATCGCGAGGGAGAGGGAAGAAGCTCACGAAGGTTTCGTCAGCGAGCTCGCATCCGGCTCCTACAGGCGGAGCATAGAGGCGTGGGGAAAATTCCTCAACGAGCCCGCGGGGGCGGAAGACGAGCTTCCGGATTCTGGCGCGCCGGTAATAGACCTTGCGAAAAAACGCATACGGAAACGGTACAGGAAAGCCGTGAAGCTGGGGAAAGATTTAGACGAGAGCTCCCCGGACAGGGATTTCCACACGCTCAGGATCGAGTGCAAGAAGCTCAGGTATTATCTCGAGTTCTTCGAGTCCCTCTTCCCGGCTGATGAGATAAAGGCGGCCATACGGCACCTGAAACAGCTACAGGACAACCTCGGCGATTACAACGACATGCACGTCCAGCAGGAGAGGCTGAAGGGCTACATATCCAAGATGGACCCGGCTGCCGAAGAGGGGAGGGACAGCATCGCCGCCGCGGGCGGCCTGATATCGGAGCTCTATCTAAAGCAGAAGGAGCTCAGGGCCGAATTCCACGCGCGGTTCGAGGAGTTTTCGGGCGACGATATGAAAGCCCTGTTTGAAAAATTGTTCTCCGGCAATTAG